A single Patagioenas fasciata isolate bPatFas1 chromosome 29, bPatFas1.hap1, whole genome shotgun sequence DNA region contains:
- the LOC136113854 gene encoding olfactory receptor 14J1-like, producing MSNSSSITQFLLLAFTDTRELQLLHFWLFLGIYLAALLGNGLIITTIAWDQHLHTPMYFFLLNLALLDLGSISTTVPKSMANSLWDTRSISYTGCTAQLFFFVFLIAAEFFLLTIMSYDRYVAICKPLHYRTLLGSRACVHMAAAAWATGFLYSLLHTANTFSLPLCKGNAVDQFFCEIPQILKLSCSHSYLREAGFIMISACLVFGCFVFIVVSYVQIFRAVLRIPSEQGRHKAFSTCLPHLAMLSLFVSTCMFAYLKPPSISSPWLDLVVSVLYSVVPPAVNPLIYSVRNQDLKDALWKFIS from the coding sequence atgtccaacagcagctccatcacccagttcctcctcctggcattcacagacacacgggagctgcagctcttgcacttctggctcttcctgggcatctacctggctgccctcctgggcaacggcctcatcatcaccaccatagcctgggaccagcacctccacacccccatgtacttcttcctgctcaacctcgccctccttgacctgggctccatctccaccactgtgcctaaatccatggcaaactccctgtgggacaccaggtctatctcctacacaggatgcactgcccagctctttttctttgtctttttgatagcagcagagttttttcttctcaccatcatgtcctacgaccgctacgttgccatctgcaaacccctgcactacaggaccctcctgggcagcagagcttgtgtccacatggcagcagctgcctgggccactgggtttctctattctctgctgcacacggccaatacattttcactgccactatgcaagggcaatgctgtggaccagttcttctgtgaaatcccccagatcctcaagctctcctgctcacactcctacctcagggaagctgggtttATCATGATTAGTGCCTGCTTAgtgtttggatgttttgtgttcattgtggtgtcctacgtgcagatcttcagggctgtgctgaggatcccctctgagcagggacggcacaaagccttttccacctgcctccctcatctGGCCATGCTCTCCCTGTTTGTTAGCActtgcatgtttgcctacctgaagcccccctccatttcttctccatggttggatctggtggtgtctgttctgtactcggtggtgcctccagcagtgaaccccctcatctacagcgtgaggaaccaggacctcaaggatgccctgtggaaattcatatcttag